A single genomic interval of Helianthus annuus cultivar XRQ/B chromosome 13, HanXRQr2.0-SUNRISE, whole genome shotgun sequence harbors:
- the LOC110901924 gene encoding putative receptor-like protein kinase At4g00960, translated as MLENGQEIAVKRLKTVSTQCGNEFKNEAEPPPKLNHCNLVQLCGYTIEGIMRLLIYELLTHRSLDKYIFDSSKSSILNRERHHNIIIDVASGLHYLHEGSRERICNVSYFCNSFCFIVIRILHFNICNSGTLIIMKIAFYIILV; from the exons ATGCTCGAAAACGGACAAGAGATAGCTGTAAAAAGGCTAAAAACGGTATCTACTCAATGTGGCAATGAATTCAAGAATGAGGCTGAGCCACCCCCGAAACTTAATCATTGTAACTTGGTTCAACTTTGTGGGTATACCATTGAAGGCATCATGCGCCTTCTAATTTATGAGTTACTGACACATAGAAGTCTTGATAAATACATATTTG ATTCATCTAAGAGTTCCATTCTTAACCGGGAAAGACACCACAACATCATCATAGATGTTGCGAGTGGACTACATTACCTCCATGAAGGAAGCCGTGAACGGATATGTAACGTTTCATATTTTTGTAATTCTTTTTGTTTTATTGTAATTCGTATCTTACATTTTAATATTTGTAATTCCGggactttgatcataatgaaaattGCTTTTTATATCATACTTGTTTAA